In the genome of Peromyscus eremicus chromosome 1, PerEre_H2_v1, whole genome shotgun sequence, the window GTCTCCAGGTGCCAGCTCTCCTGTGGCCATGCCCACTGCCTTCGTCCTCTTGCTTCTTCTTGGCCAGGCCACCTCGGATCCATGCTATGATCCAGAAGGGCGCCCTCGCTTCTGCCTCCCACCGGTGACCCAGCTGGTTGGCAGGGTAGCAGCCCCCTGCCGTCAGACTTGCACTCCTCCTGCAGCCAGCCCCGGCCCTACCTGCAATGGCAGTCTGACACTGGACCTGGATGGTCCCTTCCTCTTGACATCTGTCACTCTGCGATTCTGCACTCCAGGGCCTCCAGCCCTGGTTCTTTCTGCTGCCTGGGCCATTGGAGGTCCCTGGAGGCCACTATGGCGTaggcctgcctggcctggagctctgGGGGGGCCTGAGAAGGTAACCTTTCGCTCCCCTCCAGGCCCCAAGGCCAGGGTAGTGGCTAGCCACCTCCGTGTGGAGTTTGGGGGCCAGGCAGGGCCGGTGACCACTGGGGTAAGAGGCCGCTGCCAGTGCCACGGCCACGCAGCCCGctgtgctgcccaggcccagcccccacgctgccgctgccgccaccacacTACTGGCCCAGGCTGTGAGAGCTGCCGCCCATCCCATCGAGACTGGCCCTGGCGGCCTGCCACACCCCAGCACCCTCACGAGTGCTTGCGTAAGTCGTGGGTATTGTCCCAAACCCTTGCCACTACTTGGCCCCCTAGAACAACATGCAATTGGTCCCTTGTCCCCAAACATGCAGAATGTTCTCTTCCCCTCAGAACTGTGTTTCTTTGCTTGTCCTCACATTGTGCTATGGCCTGGTTCCCCTTCCTTATTTGCCAAGCAtgtcagacacacagacacagacacatagacagacacacacacacacacacacacacacacacacacacacacacacacatatggaaccCTCTGTCAGGAACTCCACTCACTAGATATAACCACATGACACCAGGGACAGTCCTGAGCAGAACATATCCCAGGGCAGGGTGTGGCACTGGGTTTGAGCAAGGGTACAAGCAGACACATTTCCTGACTCCTGGAGACATGGCACAGGAATATATGATCATAAAACATTCTAATGGACCACCAGCTACCAGCCCATTGTCTGGATGGAGAGACTGTGGCCACAGTTCACTTACACAAAGTCACACAGGTACCAGGTATGACTATGGGTCCCAGAGTGCTGTCATACTAGGTGCCCCAGACACAGCCAGGAGCAGCTTCAGCAGATGGCTTTGCCCAATTTTAGCTCCTCTgtgttgctggagagcttctctccaggtcccaccaagccctgcagtcccacaacccacgtataaaataatcactcagacgcttatattacttataaactctatggccgtggcaggcttcttgctaactgttcttatatcttaaattaacccatttctataatctataccttgcacgtggctcgtggcttaccggcatctttacatgctgcttgtcctggcggtggctggcagtgtctctccctcttcttttaatgtaagcgtctgtgtgtttattttataagtgggctccaggactggcgggacttggtgggacccggagagaaaagctctccagctacacctctGCCCACAGCTGTGTGACCTCGGGCAAGGGATTTAACCTCTCTGCACCTGTTTTCTTCTCCCATGAAGTGGGGACAGTGACAGCACTGTCCCTAAGGCTGCAGAGAAGCCAGTGAGCCAgagtgcacaaagccctggagcCCAGCCCCGTCCCTCACTTGTGAGCACCTGCTATGCTGCCTATGACATCACTCCCAGGCAGAAAGGAGACCTGGCAGGAACAGAGCTCAGGTGACTTAAGGGAGCTGTTGTCCCAGATGCTGTCATCCCTAGACCCCCCTCTGACATCTCCTCCTGCAGCCACACTGTCAGCTGTGTCCACTTCTGCTGTGACCGACCTTCAGCCTATGGGTAATTAACGCACCGGCAGACAGaagaggacagacacacacacacgcgcgcgtgtgcacacacacacacacacacacacacacacacacacacacactcctcagccTTTCAGGGAGGCCAGCTCCTTCTGCCCTCCACCATCCCAGGGACCAGCAGGGGAGACTCACATGTCCTGAGGCTGGGGCAGGCTCCATCTTGGGCTTGGACAGGGCCTGGGTGCTAGGGAGGCTGTATCCCTGAGTATGATCACAGCTATCCAAATTAAGAGAAGTGCAGCCCTGGGGACCTGGATGAGAGGAAGTGACACATCTCTGTGGCTTTACAGATAAGGTAGCTTGACTGTCCCCTACCTGTCAGGTTGTTTCAGACGGGGAAGTGAGGCAACGCCATCACTCTGGGTCAGACAGGAGCTGAAGTCTGCCTCTGCAGAGGTGCTGGAGCAGCACTGCCCCGAGAGCCTTCTAAACCCTCGGGGGACGGCAGAGAGCCTCACTGGGCAGGGAGCAACCGAGGCTCAGGAAAGGAGTGCCGTTTTCCCAAGAACACAGGGCTGCCTCTACCTGCCCACACCACTCCTGCTCTGCCCCGGGGAGCTGCCAGCCCAGGTTCTCAGCCTCTAAGTCCAGGTCTTTTCATAGAGTCACCAGGCTTCTTTGATTTAACATCTCTCTGGAATTCCTGCCACACATACAGAACCCTGGGCCTGGTGATGCTGAACTAGCCTCTGGTTTATGTGGATGGgttttttgttgtctgttttagtttttctaagacttgtttattatgtatacagtgttgtctgcatgtatgcttgcaagccagaagagggcaccagatctcattatagatggctgtgagccaccatgtggttagtggaaattgaaatcaggacctttggaaaagcagccagtgctcttaacccctgagccatctctccagcccctccatcccctccctctctttttgacagtatctcactatgtagcctgggctgcttggaactccatatgtagagcgggctggcctcaaactcatagagatccacctgcctctgcttcccgagtgctgggattaaaggcgtgtgctaccactgcctggttgcCTGGCTATAAATTGCTGGGCATAGTggacacgcccttaatcctagcactccggaggcagagacaggaagatttctgtgaattcgaggccagcctggtctacagactgagttccagcacatccagggctacccagagaaaccctgtcttgaaaaactaaaaagaactagccaggcatggtggactCTAGGATATACCCGTGCTCAGGAGATAGAAGCATTAAGATCataagttctgggccagcctgagcttcatgGGGCCCTGTTTCTTctgcaaccaaccaaccaaatataTGAAAAGTTTCCTCGTGTGTCTGATCAGCAGTGGGGTATGGAAGGCATGGaggtccttgtactcacagagtaACACTAGGGAACCAGACTGTTAAACACACGGCTGTCCCTTCCAAGGGAGGGATGTAGAActtgttttccacccagaaggctgggagcagcCCTGGTTAGTATCCTGGTGACCTCTGCACTATCTGTGTAGCCGAGACCACACCACATCTTCTCCCCACACACAAACTTACCTTGGTTTTCTCAATCTATAGAACAGCTTGTTAATCTATAGAACATCTTTATGGAAGACGTCACTTGTACTTcacaaagagtttcaatgtagtcatgtcttaagctttgttgtgcaCACAGGAtggagttaattatcaccagaaaacttcaccaaattgtgctgtgcttaaatatgtctaaaataaactacttAGGGTCAGACTCTCAAAGTTTAAGccaacaccagctactgagtCATGTTCAACTCAACTACCTTCTTGCCTCCCGTGGGCCGTTactctgctggctgtggtggtcgTAGAGACCCGTTTGACAATTACTGCCTTCAAGAATCTGAAAAATGCTCCCAGGAAAACACACACGTTCACCAGACCTGTGGGCTTTGTGGAAACCTTAGAGTACACACTCAGattctgcctctggctccttcctGGCCATGCTGCCTCGGGCAGGTGACTTCACCTCTGTGTCTCATTTCCCAATCTATAAAACGGGATAGTGCTGTCCAGGATGACCCACACTCAGAACCAGTGCCTAGTGCATGGAAGAAGGCTTAGCGCATACTCTGTGCTGGGTTCTGAGTTAAACATGCTTATCTTAATCTCCTTGGATGTAAACCCAGCCAGTGGGGCTGAGCTACAGGATAGAGTAGcttcaggcagaggcaggggtcccccagcccagcccattCTTTCAGCAATATGACCTCTCTGGAGGGTCACAGTTCAGCCTGAGAATTCAGATATCCTGGGACTGAGAAGAAACTCAAAGGCAGTTCCTAAAACCACAGACCTACGTTCTTTCCTCAGGAAGGATGGTAGGGAAAAGGCTGGGGATGGGAGACAGACCTGGCCCTAATGTGTCTGTGTGACGGTTTCTGACATCATCTTGTCCCTAGCCTGCTCCTGCAACCAGCATGCCCGACGCTGCCGATTCAACTCCGAGCTATTCAGGTTGTCAGGTGGCCGTagtgggggtgtgtgtgagcGGTGCCGCCACCACACAGCGGGGCGGCATTGTCACTACTGCCAGCCAGGGTTCTGGAGGGACCCAAGCCAGCCCATCACTAGTCACAAGGCATGCAGGGGTGAGTGTGGCCTGAAGCCAGGCCAAAGGGGAAAGGACACAGAGCCAGGGTTCTCTATTGGCAGGTACAGAGGTGGGCTTGAGGGAGGGGGCTAGAGTCTAGATGCTTGGGGAGGGATCACAGGTTTTGCAGGGAGCCTCTCGGTCCCAAACACCTCATTCCTTTCGTCatgaagcctgccactgccatccaATTGGAGCAACAGGAGGGATGTGCAACCAGACCAGTGGCCAGTGCTCGTGCAAGTTAGGGGTCACAGGCCTGACATGCAATCACTGTGGTCCTGGATTCCAGCAGAGCCGCTCACCCAGGATGCCCTGCCAACGTAAGTCCCACGGCACTTGATGCCGTAAATCCTGGACCCGGATGGAAGATAACGGTACAGGTTTGAGTGGGAAACGGTAGTGTGGCTTTGGCTTTTGGGTGGTAGTGGATGGACTCTGATTTCTCCAGAGAATTTGGGTCTGAAACTATACCACAGACTCTTCAatcttgggaagaagaaggctaaGGTTTCGGACTCCTTGTTCTTGAGGGAAGGGGCGGGTCTGGGGAGGGTAAAGGATGGCTGTACCCTTGGGAGTTGGCATACCTGGATTCCTCGTGGTGATTCCTAGAGTTTAAATTGAACTTCTCTGGTCTGACAGGAATTCCAGAGGCAACAACTGCCCTTGCTACTACCCCTATTGCGTCCCGATCTGGTAAGAGGCTGGCACAGACACTCCAGGCAGCAAAGGGAATCTGGGACGGGCTGACTGGGTCCGGAAGGCACCCAGccctccttttttgttgttgtttattattattactattactattggtttcattttagttttgctttgttttttttgagacagggtttatctgggTAGCCCTGGTGGAACtgggtctgtagaccaggttaatctcaaactcatagattggcctgcctttgcctcttgagtgctgagattaaaggcatgtgccaccaggggCAGACAGTGTAGCTGTCTGTGGaaatggggtggggagatgggctGTGATCCAGGCTGTGGAACCTACTGCAGAGAGCCTGACCCTCTCCAGACCCACAGTGTCAGAACTATTGCAACGTTTCGGACACCAGCGTGCACATGAGCCTTCAGAGGTACTGCCAGCAGGATTACGGTAAGAGATGGGGAAAAAGGGCCTGCCTTCTTCCTGCCCTgccattttcttattttgaatGGGAAAGGATATTGACCCTAAAGGACTCTTCCTTGCCAGGATGTGTGAGAACAGAAGACAATGGTGGCGGACAGTGGGGAGGAGCCCCTACCTTCTTGTGTCTCCTTGTCCTCCATAGTCTTCATTTGCAGTTTCATCCTGTCCTTCAGCCTGACATCTCCGAGtgctggaaggagaagaggggtcTAGAGGAACAGAAGGGCCCTGGTTCTCTCCTGTCTTTCTTCCAGTCTCAGACCTGAGCCTTTGTCTCCCTCCCCATCAGTACACACCTGTCCGCAATCCGAGGCCCACGAGCTCAGCTCTCAGACGCTCGCTCGGGAGTCAGGCCTAGCTAACAGAAACAACCCAATCCCAGCTACTTCCTTCCATACAGGACCATGGGCCCCTCTGCCCTCAAGATCATCAAATGACTTCAGGGTCACAAGTCTTTGAAGTGGAGCTTCTTCCACCCTCTTCTCAGGGGTACTGACCCCACAAATCTGGCCTGTTAGTCGGAGCCCAGCCTCCAGGTCGGCCTGACCCTTCCCTGCCATAGCACTGACTCATGCTAGCATGACCTTAACCAACTCTCAGGCCTTAGCGCTCAATTCATCCTTTGGACCCCCAATTTACCCCAGAGCCTTTCTGGCAAGACCCATCTCTCCTGAGGCCTCCAATCCGGGACCTTCTCACTGTTACACCAATACTCTGGacttagctaggcatggtggtccaGGCTCAAAACCTCCAGttcccaggaggctgaggtagaaggactGCAGTGAGTTCTAGATTAGTTTACATTGCAGAATaagtcctaggccagcctcaacatcttagtgagaccttgttgcCAGAACAGTAACTACCCTGGAATCCTGAGGCTACTGTTAATAGTAACAAGATCCCAAAAGTTCCAGCCAGTTTTATTGGAAGGCCTCAGGAAACTCCCTGCCTGACCTCCGTTGAGCATCATCCTGAATCTCCACCTCCCTCACCTTTCTCAACCACAACCCTGAAACTCTACTTCACACGCTCTTCCTAATTACAATTTTGGGCACCCCCTGCAACTCACGTGGCCCTTACAACCATGATCCTGGAGTTCCCCTCCCCCATGTCACATACCATTGCAGGCCACCATCCTAGACCATCTCATCCGCCCTTCCCAACTTTGATCCAGGCCTCTAATTCATGTAttcagaccagtggttctcaaccttactaTGCAGCGACCCTTTAACACACCTCCTCATGGTGTGATGACCTccggccataaaattattttcattgctacttcctaattataactttgctactgttatgaatcataaagatctgtgctttctgacCGGCTTAGGTGACCCTtatgaaagggtcgttcaaccccAAGACAGGGGTCGAGACTCCACTGTTTGAGAACGGCTAATCCAGACCCTGCCTGCCCCTTTCCTCTGCCAACATGTAGGGTCTTCTCCATCAGGCCTGTCCCGGCTCCTCAGGGACATCCTCCTACTTGTC includes:
- the Ntn5 gene encoding netrin-5 isoform X2, translated to MPTAFVLLLLLGQATSDPCYDPEGRPRFCLPPVTQLVGRVAAPCRQTCTPPAASPGPTCNGSLTLDLDGPFLLTSVTLRFCTPGPPALVLSAAWAIGGPWRPLWRRPAWPGALGGPEKVTFRSPPGPKARVVASHLRVEFGGQAGPVTTGVRGRCQCHGHAARCAAQAQPPRCRCRHHTTGPGCESCRPSHRDWPWRPATPQHPHECLPCSCNQHARRCRFNSELFRLSGGRSGGVCERCRHHTAGRHCHYCQPGFWRDPSQPITSHKACRACHCHPIGATGGMCNQTSGQCSCKLGVTGLTCNHCGPGFQQSRSPRMPCQRIPEATTALATTPIASRSDPQCQNYCNVSDTSVHMSLQRYCQQDYVLHAQVKDSEPLAAAAAEASVAPEWRRLAVHVLAVYKQRTWPVRRGGQEAWVPGADLACGCLRLRPGADYLLLGSAAAHTHPARGLVLDRRGLALPWRPHWALPLRRLQQKERGGACRGLLPPTRPGPRG
- the Ntn5 gene encoding netrin-5 isoform X1 translates to MPTAFVLLLLLGQATSDPCYDPEGRPRFCLPPVTQLVGRVAAPCRQTCTPPAASPGPTCNGSLTLDLDGPFLLTSVTLRFCTPGPPALVLSAAWAIGGPWRPLWRRPAWPGALGGPEKVTFRSPPGPKARVVASHLRVEFGGQAGPVTTGVRGRCQCHGHAARCAAQAQPPRCRCRHHTTGPGCESCRPSHRDWPWRPATPQHPHECLPCHCHPIGATGGMCNQTSGQCSCKLGVTGLTCNHCGPGFQQSRSPRMPCQRIPEATTALATTPIASRSDPQCQNYCNVSDTSVHMSLQRYCQQDYVLHAQVKDSEPLAAAAAEASVAPEWRRLAVHVLAVYKQRTWPVRRGGQEAWVPGADLACGCLRLRPGADYLLLGSAAAHTHPARGLVLDRRGLALPWRPHWALPLRRLQQKERGGACRGLLPPTRPGPRG